The DNA window GTGGGACGAGCGACTACTACGTGGACAAATACCTCTTCGAGACGGACCCGCACTGTCTGTCGCTCATCGCGGAAGCGTTCGCGGAGCGGTTGGACGGGACGAAGCTAGCGGGCGTGGCCCTCGGTGCGGTTCCCCTCGTCGCGGTGACGAGCGTCGAGACCGAGACGCCCTACGTCATCGCGCGGAAGCAACAGAAGGAGTACGGGACGGCGAACCTCATCGAGGGACGACTCGACGACGGCGAGGAGGTCATCGTCCTCGAAGACATCGTGACGACCGGACAGAGTGCGGTGGACGCGGTGGAGGCCCTCCGCGACGCGGGTGCGGACGTGAACAAAATCTTCGTCGTCGTGGACCGAGAGGAGGGCGGCCGCGAGAATCTGGCCGACGCCGACGTCGAGATGGAGGCGCTGCTTTCGGCCTCCGACCTCCTCGCCGAGAACGACGCCGACGAGTGATGGCTCGGGGCGGACGGTCCGCCGCGTTCGGGGTGCCACTTGAATTGCTTTCGTGTTGTGCCAGCCGATTTTTTACGGCTATCGCCGATGAAATACCATGTCGCTTCGAAGCCACGCAAGCATCTCGCTCATCGTCTCTGGTATCGTTTCGTTTCTCATCGGCGTCGCCCCCGGGAGTTCGACGCTCTGGGGGGCGGGCCTCGTGGGCGCGGGGTTAGCCATCGGGGTGCTTCGAGTTCTGCTGTAAAAGGACGCGACCGGGACGTTACGTCGTTCGGAAGGCGCGGTCGCCAGCGTCGCCCAGACCGGGGACGATGAAGCCGTCGTCGTTCAGGTGGTCGTCGATGCTGACCGTCAGGAGGTCGGCCTCGGGGAACTGGTCGTGGACGTGAAGCAGGCCGTCGGGTGCGCTGACGGCCGAGAGGACGAAGAAGTTCTCCGGGTTCGGTTGCTCGTTGAGCACCTCGTCGAGGACGGCGCACATGGTGCTACCCGTCGCGAGCATCGGGTCGGCGACGATGACGGTATCCTCCTCCGTGATTTCGGGGAGTTTGACGTAATCGATGGTGATGGGGAACTCGCCGTCGTCGTTCATTCCGGCTTCCTCGTCGCGTCCGGCGCTGATGACGCCCTGTTTGGCGCGGGGGAACGCCTTCAGCAGACCCTCCACGAACGGCGTCGCGGCGCGAAGCACGTTGATGATAACCACGTCGTCCAACCCTTTGACGCGCTCGCCCGTCGTCTCGGTCAGCGGCGTATCGATGGAGACGTACTCGGTGTCCATCGCGCCGTCGATGATTTCGTAACCACAGATGCGGCCGAGTTTTACGAGTCCCTTGCGGAAACCGACTTGTTCGGTCTCCTCGTCCCGAATCTTCGAGAGGGTGTCCTTCGCCATCGCGTGCGTGATGAGGTGGGCGTCACCTCGTTTTTCGATAGTCATATGCGATTCGTGCGCGGGAAGGGGCTATAAGCTAACGATACGAGCGAAGCCGCGGGACGCGGTGACAGGCCTCGCTGGGGCATCGAAACGCGACTATTCGCCGACTATCAACAGTCCGCCCTCGTCCTCGGGAAACGGGTTGTCGAACGTGTCCCAGTCCTCGTCCATCTCCGCGTCGGTCAGCACGCAGTCGTCGAGTGCGGCGGTGATGGCCGCCTCGTCCACGTCGCTTCCGATGAAAACGAGTTGGGTCCGGCGGTCGCCCCACTCCTCGTCCCAGTAGGTCGCAGAGCGGTTGCTCCGGTAGAGGTCCTGGTCGATTTCGGGAAGGCTGGCGATCCACGGCCCCGCGACTTCCACGCGGGCGGCGGCCCCGGCCTGTCCGTACTCCAGTTTCACGTCGTCCCGTCCGGCGACCCAGAACGTTCCCTTGGCGCGGACGATGCCGTTCGGGAGCGACTCGAAGAAGTCGTGAAGTCGAGCGGGATGAAGCGGTCGGGGGCTTCGGTACGAGACCGACGAGATACCGTAGGCCTCCTGCGGATGACGGTGGTCGGAATGGTCGTGAACGTCGTGGGCGTGAGTCCCGTGTTCGTCGTGGTCGGCGTGGTCCATCGCCCGTTTCCATCCGGCGGAGTCGGTCACGTCGCCGAGGTCGAACAGTCCGCGGTCGAGGATGCGGTCGGGGGATACCCTACCGTGTTCGGTTCGAATCAGTTCCGCGCGCGGTTGCAGTGCGCGTAAGGTGGCCTCGATTTCGTCCAGACGGTCCGCGTCCACGAGGTCGCATTTGTTGAGCAACAGCACGTCACAGAACTCTATCTGTTCGATAACGAGGTCCGAGAGGGGGCGCGTATCGCCGTCCTCGGTTTCCGTGCGCTCGACCGGCGCTCCGTCGGCGAAGAACTCGTCGAACTGCCGCGCGCTGACGACGGTGACGGTCGTATCGACGTCGTAGCGCGCCGCGACGCGGGATTCGGTCGTAAACAGTCGGGCGATGGGAGCGGGTTCGCTGATGCCCGAGGACTCCACGACGAGCGTGTCGAACTCCCATTCGCGCGCGAGGCGGGTGACTTCGGTTCGGAGGTCGTCCTGTAGTTCACAGCAGATGCACCCGTTCGAGAGCTCCGCGACGCCCTCGTCGGCGACGAGTTCCGTCCCGCCCTGGAGGAGTTCGGCGTCGATGTTTATCTCACCCATGTCGTTGACGAGCACTGCGATGTCCATGTCGTCGCTCTCGCGGAGGAGGTGGTTGAGCGTCGTCGTCTTGCCCGCACCGAGGTTGCCGCTCAGAATCGTGACCGGAATGGACCCCTGATTCATTCGTTATCGTGGCACAGACATTCCAGCGTGTTAAGTGGCCACAATCGAACCGCGGGCTGACCGCCCCGCTTAAATAGCGAGGACGTCACTGTGTGGGTATGTCTCTCGCGGACCAAATCGAGACGTTCCGTCGCTCCGTCGAGGAGTGGCTTCGGGGGCTCTATCACGGGATGATTTCGCATCCCGCGTACGAACTGATAGAGAAGGAGGCCGAGGATTTGGAGGACGAATTCATGCTCGCGTGCTTCCCCGACGTCTTCGGGGTGCCGAGTCCCGTTTCGTACTACACCGCCGAACTGCTCCCCTACTTGACCGACGAGTTCGAGGCGTGGGAGCGTCGGATGTGGGACCGCGAATCGCTCGTCGAACGCAAGGGCCAACAGTACCACTTCTAACATGCGAAAGTTCGTGTTTTTCGGCGGCAAAGGCGGCGTGGGAAAAACCACGGTTTCCAGCGCGTACAGCCTGAAATGCGCCCGTTCGGGGCTGAGGACGCTCGTCGTTTCGACCGACCCGGCACACAGCACGTCGGACGTGTTCGACCAGCAGTTCGACGACGACCCGCGGTCCGTGGACGGCATCGAGAACCTCTGGGCGATGGAAATCGACCCCGAGACGGAGGTCGAAAACCACCTGATGGAGATAAAACGCTCGCTGGGCGACCACGTGAGCGCGGGGTTGGTGAACGCCATCGACCGGCAGGTCGAGATGGCCCACCAGACACCGGGTGCCCACGAGTCGGCGCTGTTCGACCGGTTCATCGACGTGATGCGGAACTCGGACGACTACGACCGCGTGGTCTTCGACACCTCGCCGACCGGCGGAACGCTCCGCCTCCTCTCGCTTCCCGAGTTCCTCGAAGGGTGGATAGACCGTCTGCTTCACAAACGACGGCGGAGCATCGACCTGTTCGAGAAGGCCGCCATCGGCGACCGGGAACCCCGCCGAGTGGCGGAGGGCGACCCCATCATCGCCCGCCTGCAGGAGCGAAAGGAGAGCTTCGAGTTCGCGGGCGAGGTGTTGCGAAACGACGCGGCGTTCTTCCTCGTCCTCAATCCCGACGAGTTGTCGATTCGAGAGACCGGCAGGGCGGTCGAGGAACTGACGGAATCCGGGTTGCCCGTGTCGGGACTCGTCATCAACAAGGTGACGCCGGAACCGGACGAGGACGAGACGGGACGGGGCGCGACGTATCTCCGCGACCGCTGTCGGACCGAACGTGAACGAATCGAACACATCCGCGAGTCGTTCGACGAACCGGTGGTCGCGGTTATCGAATCGAGGGTGTCGGAAGTGAAAGGAACGCTGTTGGAAGAGGTCGCGGACGAATTGAACGTCGAGGTCGAAGCGGCGGCGGCCGAATAATCGAAATTTCACCTGTCAAAAACAACGATACATCGTTCCGAAAACGACGATTTGAGGCGTACCACACCGCCGAGAGTAAAGGAACACTTATTGTGCATCATCAATCCATTTGTTATGAGGCACAATACCATGGCGACTGCAATCATATGGCTAGTACTCGGCGTACTGGTACTTTTCAGCATAGGGTATCTAACCTATTCACGATATCTCGCACAGTTCGTAGAATTGGATGACAGCCGGGAGACACCGGCGCACAAATACGAAGACGGGCAGGAATACGTGCCCGCGAAGAAGCCCGTGTTGTTAGGGCATCACTATTCCAGTATTGCAGGAGGCGCACCAATCGTCGGGCCGATAACGGCGGGCGTGATTTGGGGTTGGATTCCGGCGTTGTTGTGGATCGCCATCGGGAATCCGCTGCTCGGCGCGACGCACGACTTCATCGCGTTGTCGAGCAGTCTCCGCCACGAGGGGAAGTCCATCGGGTACATCATCGGGGAGTACGTCGGCGAGCGCGGCAAGAACATGTTGCTGTGGTTCGCGTTCCTGACCATCATCCTCGTCGTCGGCGTATTCGCGTTCGTCGTCGGCGTCGTGTTCGAGGCGTACCCGAGCGCCGCGACGGCGAGCATCCTGTACATCGCGCTGGCCGTCGTGTTCGGGGTGTACCTGTACCAACTCAACCTACCCTTCGGGCCGGGAACCGTCGTCTTCGTCATCGGCGTGTTCGCCAGCGTCTTCGTCGGGCAGGCGTATCCGCTCGAGCTTACGGCGGAAACGTGGGTACCCATCATTTTGGTCTACGCGTTCATCGCCAGCGTCCTGCCGGTGTGGACGCTCCTGCAACCGCGTGACTACCTATCGTCGTTCCTGCTGTACGCGGGCGTCGGCGGCGCGCTGTTGGCGGTCATCGTCGGAACCGTCGGTGGCTGGCTCGGTATCGGCGCGATCACGCCGGCGGAACCGCTCACCGTGAACATTTCCGGCTACAACGGATTCATGGGCGTTACCGGCCAACCCCTCTTCCCGCTGCTGTTCATCACCATCGCGTGTGGTACCATCAGCGGCTTCCACTCGCTCGTCTCGTCCGGGACGACTTCGAAACAGCTCAACCGGGAATCGGACGCACGAGTCATCGGCTACGGTGGCATGCTCGGTGAGGGCCTTCTCGCAACGCTCGCACTCTCGACCGTCGCACTGGTCGGATTCACCAAGGCTGGCGGCGGTGTCGGCCAAGCGCTTCCCAACTTCGCGGAGGGTGGCGGCATCATGCTCACGAGCTTCGGTATCGACCCCGGCTTTGGCGGTCCGTTCATGGCGCTCGTCATGGTGAGTTTCCTGCTCACCTCGACCGACACGGCGCTTCGCCTCGGTCGCTACATGTTCGAAGAAATCGTCGGAACGCCCGAAACGCAAGTGCAGAGCGTCGCGTCGAACCGGTATTTCAACGCGTTCGTCCAGTGCGGAATCGCGTACGCGCTGGTCGCGTCCGGCACGTGGTCGGACCTCTGGCCGCTGTTCGGCGGCGCGAACCAACTGCTCGCGGCGCTGGCGCTGCTGACCGCGACGGTCTGGCTGGCGAACTGGAACAAGAGCAAACAGCTCATCAGCACGGGCGTCCCGATGGCGCTGATGACGTTCGTCACCATCCTCGGCCTGCTGTATCTCGCGCTCTACCAGAACGTCTGGCAGAAGTTCGTCAAGGGTGGGGATATGGCGCTCGGCAGCGCGCTGTCCGCGGGGGTACAGACGGTAATCGCCTTGGTACTCATCGCCCTCGCGCTCTCGCTGGTTCGTATCGGATACGAAAATATCACGTCGGCGCGGAGCGAACCGGGTGGCACACCGGTGACGGACGGCGGTGAATCGGACGACTAAGGTTTGAGTCGCCGCACGACGCGGTGTAGCAATCCCGATTTTTCGGACACCAACGGTTGCCAGAGAGCGAACGCCTTTCCGACGTCGGCGTTCTCGCTGGCTGCGAGCGTTTCGTTCTCCGGGGCGACGACGGCGAGGTTGACTTCGTACTGACCGTGCAGTCCGTATTTGAGGAGCGTTCGGTCGCTGAAATCGGAGACGAACTCGTCCACTTCGGTCGGGACGTCGGGGGCGATGACGACGAAGGTGAACGTCGTTCCGAAGTGTTCCTCGTCGGCCTCTATCCAGTCGTCGGCGAGTTCGTGGCCGAGGTCGACGAGCGCTTCGAGGTCGCTGACGCGGACCGAATTCGCGCGCCGGACGAACAGGTGCTCTTCGGCGCTGTGGTTGGCGTAGTTGATGGAGCGGTGGAGGAACTGCTTCTGTGTCTCTATCAACAGCCGTCCGTAGAGCGTGAACGATTCGCCGCGAGTGGCGTACTCCTTTTCGAGGTCGTAGTTGACGAAGAGGCGGTCGCTCACCCGGTCTACGTACTCGTCGTCCCAGTCCGGGACGGGATTCGATTGTCGTTCCGAGTCGTGAGACTCGATACCGCTATCCATACTGATTCGGTTGTGAGCGAGCGATAAATATCCGTTGTTGGCACGGGAGTCGGTACCGAGCCTCGTTATCATTTTATTACATTTGATACACTGTGACAGAGTGTGATAGAGGCAGACCCACTCGGTCGAGCGATACTCGATTACCAGCGCGGCGGACTGCGCGGTGACTGTGTGTACCGGGACGGCGCGGAGACGCGGGACGGAAATATCGAAGGGCACTACTTCGCCTCACGGGAGGACTGGCGTGACGAGTGGCGAACCCTCCTCGCGTCGCTCGAACCACCCGTCGTCGATATCGGCTGTGGCTCGGGACAGCACGCCGAATTTCTCCAAGAGCGAGGCGAAGTCGTCGCCATCGACGTGAGTCCGGGCGCAGTCGAAGCCACCCGTAACCGCGGCGTCGAGGACGTTCGCGTGATGGACATGTTCGAGATGGACTTCCGACCGGACAGATTCCGTTCCGCCCTCCTGAGCGGGACCCAACTCGGACTCGCACACTCCCTCGCCGGGGTACGTCGATTCCTCTCGGAACTCGCTCGAATCACGGACGAGGAGGGCGTCGCCGTCGTGGACAACTACGACCCGACGGACCTCGCTCCGGACGACTTGCTCGGCTACGGGTCCGACCCGCGCCGCGGAATCGCCCACCGAACGTTTCACTTCGAGTACGACCGGGACGGCGAACGGGAGGTCGGACGAACCCTCCACTTCGTCCTCTTTTCGCCCGAGCGACTGCGGGACGTAACCGTCGGAACGCCGTGGCACGTCGCCGAGGTTCAGTCGAGAGAGGGATTCTACAAAGCCGTCCTTCGAAAGGAAACACGGTGAGAGTGGGAGGCTAGTATTTCGGGGTAACACATAACATGGATGCGTCCGTACGCCGTAACATGGGTGGCAAACGGACGGAAGCGTGTGGTCGGTGCGGTCTTTCGACCGTCGTCGACGCGACCAGTGACGGTGAGACGCGTGACATCTACGGCGACGACCGAATCGAGGTGTCCGAGGACGAGATGCGGTCGGTGAGCGGACACGTCGAACTGCTCGGGCGCGCGAAAGACCGACTGAACGCGTTCGCGGAGCGGGTAACGTACGGAAACATTGGAGACTAATAATTCTACGCTCGAAACGGTAACCCCCGAGAAAAGGCGCATGGGAGCCGCTGTCACGGACATTAGCGGTAAAAGATAAAACCCTGTGGAACTTACGAGCGAGTAATCGAATGGAAGAGAGCATCTCTGGCTTCAAACTTCGAGGTAGCTGGGGAGATATCGTCGAGCACGGAGAGCGCATCACGCAAGCGCTCCGTGAGGCGAACGTGTCGGGTAGCGCGTTCGAGGAATGGGACGAGTGGCGGCCGAAATCGCACGAACGGCTCGGCGAAGACGTGGCTGAGAAGACCGCGGAACAGGCCCACGTCAGCGAAGGGAAAGGCGAGCAAGCGGGCGAGTCCCCCGACGACGACCTCCGAACAGCGGGCGAAAAACTGACCGAATCGTACGAGAAACTGGAAGAGGACGACACGGAAGGTGCCGTAGACAGGTGGCAGGACTCGGTGAACTACGTCGCTCGGGCCGCCGACTCGGCGGGGCGGAAGGCCATCAGGAAGGTCGAGGATACGGTGTATCAGAAGGTGATGACGCAACTCGCACCGTACTACTTCGACAACGAACTCGTTAGTGCCAACATCCAGCAGACGAGTCGGATGGAGGACGGCGAGGAGGGATTCATTTTCGAGGTGAACGTCAACGACGACGAGTTGAAAGGAGAAGTGTCGGAGTCGCTCACGTCCTACGAGGACGAAATCGACCGCTGGCACGTCGAGACGGAGAAGGAAACCGAGACGGTCGAAGCGGCAGAAGGCGTGGAACCGCCGAAACGGAGCGGCGGTCCGCGGGCCGACAGGACGTGACCAGTCGTTTGCTTTCGAGTCGGTACACTATTGGCGTGAGACGGTATACCGGATAGATATGGCTGGAGGGTTGCTGACGGTGATTATCGCCGGGGTCGCGAGTCTGTTCATGGCGTGGGCCATCGGCGCGGGGTCGAGTGGGTCAACTCCGTTCGCCCCAGCCGTGGGTGCGAACGCCCTCTCGGTGATGCGTGCGGGGTTTCTCGTGGGCATTCTCGGATTTTTAGGGGCGGCGCTCCAAGGCGCGAACGTCTCGCAAGCGGTGGGACGGGAGCTGATTCACGGCGTCCAACTGTCGCCCCTCGCCGCGACCACGGGACTCCTCACGGCGGCGATACTGGTGGCAATCGGCGTGTTTACGGGGTATCCCATCGCCACGGCGTTCACCGTAACGGGGGCCATCGTCGGCGTCGGGTTGGCGCTCGGTGGAACCCCCGCGTGGCCGAAATACCAGCAGATAGTCTCCCTCTGGATACTCACGCCGTTCATCGGCGGCGGCATCGCCTACGCGACCGCTCGCGTGCTCCGGCGCGACGACGTGGCGGAGGAAACCTCGATTCCGCTTCTCGCCGGACTCGTCGGCCTCATCATCGCCAACGTCGGGTTCGTCTTCCTCGGACCGCCCCATCAGAGCGCCTCCATCGCACAGAGCGTCGGCGAGCACCTGTCGCTTCCCGCCGTCGCCGGTCTCGACCTCGGCGTCGTCGTTACCTCGCTCGTTCTGGCCGGTCTGGTCGCCGTCGCACTCAAGCGGGAACTCGACGCCGACGTGAGCCGCGGCCAGCGTCGGTTTCTGCTCGCGCTCGGCGGACTCGTGGCGTTCTCGGCCGGTGGGAGTCAGGTCGGTCTCGCAATCGGGCCGCTGCTCCCGCTGTTGGACCCCTATTCGATACCCGTGGTTCCGGTGCTCATCGGCGGCGGCCTCGGCCTGCTCGCCGGGTCGTGGACGGGTGCACCGCGGATGATAAAGGCGCTCGCACAGGACTACTCGGCGCTCGGACCGCGCCGGTCCATCGCCGCGCTCATCCCGGCGTTCGCCATCGCACAGAGCGCCGTCTTCTTCGGTATCCCCGTCTCGTTCAACGAAATCATCGTGAGCACCATCATCGGGAGCGGCTACGCCGCGAGCGGTGGCGGCGTCAGCGGCAAAAAGATGATTTACACCATCCTCGCGTGGGTGCTCTCGTTGGCGCTCGCGCTCGGCGTCGGATACGGCGTCTTCACCGCCGTCGACGCCGTGCTCTGAATACGCGACTTACCCGTCTTCGATGTCGGCCCGACCACTCGTCGCGCTCCGAAGTCGGTCGCACAGCGCGTCGGTTTCCTCGACCGGTACGCGAACCGAAAAGCCGACGGTTTCGCCGTAGTCGGCGTCGAACTCGACACCTTCGCTCTCCAAAATCCCCCTGACAGTCCCCGAGTCGTCGTATTCGACGGCGATGGCGAGACGGCGGTGCGGCCGTTCCTCGACGACGCCCGCCTCGTCCACCGCTTCCTTGACCGCGCGGGAGTACGCCCGGACGAGGCCGCCGACGCCGAGGTTCGTTCCGCCGTAGTACCGCGTGACGACGGCGACCACGTTCTCGATGTCGCGCTGTTGGAGGACGTTCAGGGCGGGTTTCCCCGCGCTGCTCGTCGGTTCGCCGTCGTCGCTCGACCATTCTCGGACGAACCCGCCGACGTCAGCGCTCCCCTCAGAAGTGGCAGTTCGACCATCCTGCACGCGGTAGGCGGGCACGTTGTGGGTCGCATCCGCGTGTAGGTCTTCGATTTCGGCGATGAACGACTCGGCCGCTTCGACGCTCTCTGCAGGCGCGACGTACCCGATGAACTCCGAACCGCGAACTTCGAACGCCGACTCGCCCCGACCAGCCACGGTTCGATACGTCGTACCACCCATTGGTCGAGATTCGATGGGGAGCACCGAAAAGGCGTGGATTTGCCGCGACGAGAGAACGAGGGAGATTCAGCTGAGTTGGATGCGGTGAACGAACTCCAAGTTCTTCAGTTCGTTGAGCACGTCGCCCGGTACGTCCTCGTCCGTAACGAGGTAGAGCCGCGGGTCGTCGGTGAACTCCGGGTCCTCGCTGATGGTTTGGCGGATGGAGATGTCGTTGTCCGCCAACAGCGACGTGACGGTCGCCACGATGCCCGGAACGTCCGCGTCGCGCACTTCGACGGTCAGAACGGACAGGTCGAGGACAGGGGCCAAATCCATCAGGCTCGGAATCGAGGAGATGTTCTGGAAGATGCGACGCAGTTCCTCGTCCTTCAGAATCGCGTCCGTGGTCGAATCGACCACCCGCCGGTCCACGCCGATTTCGCGGGCGATCTGCGTGTTGGGAATCTCGATGCTCCCGGAGACGACGCGTCCCTCGTCACTCACCGAGAACCCGCGTTCGAGGAGGAGTCTGATGACCTGTTGTTGGCTCGGACTGCCCTCGAACTTCTGCATGATTCTGTCGAACATCCTTGTCGGATAGACGTGCCCGACGGTTTAGTCCTGTTGGGGTTCGTCTCGGGACGAGAGGGTTCATCACGCCACACGGTGACGCAAAGCCACGGAACGACACGCCGTTAGGGAATCGGTGGATGCCGTCGGGAGCGCACCTCACGGTCGGGTTCGCGGAGGAATTCGACGCCGACGGAACGGTGGTCGGGACCGCTCGGTGCTAGAGAATACATCCGAAGTATTTTTGACACGAACGGAGTGACAACGGATATGAACGATGCCAATCGGTTTTCGGACGAGGTAGCGGCCTTTTACGACGCGTCTCACGAGTTCGGTGATATCGGCGACGAATCGTTCTATCTCGAAGCGGCGATGGGTGCGGACGGGGCAGTGCTGGAAGGTGCGTGTGGCGCGGGACGGCTTTACCTCGAACTCCTCCGTCGAGGCGTCGATGCCGACGGATTCGACGTCTCACCCGCGATGCTGGACATCCTCCGCGAAAAGGCCGCTACCGAGGATGTGGAGCCGACGGTTTGGGAAGCCGACCTTCGGTCTATCGGCGCTGACAGAACCTACTCGTTGGCAATAGTCCCGTACAACTCGTTCTGTAATCTTCGCAGAGTCGATGACCAACTCGCGGCACTCGAAGCCCTTTACGGCGTCCTCGATTCCGGCGGCCGTCTCCTGTTCGACGTGTACGTTCCGCGGTACGACACTATCGCCGAATCGTTCGGCGAGTGGCAATCGGTCCGGGAAGTGGAGTACGAAGGGAGGCAACTGAGAGGACGGTCCCGAGCGACCATCGAGGACCAAGTGAAGCAGACCTACAGTACGGAACAAGAACTCGTAGACTCGGACGGTGACGTCCTGACCCGCGACGAGTTCGTCCTCTCACATCTCCCGCCACAACAAGTCGAGTTGCTTGCGCGCCACTCCCCGTTCGACCGATGGTCGGTTTCGGGCGGGTTCGACGGGGAGTCGCTCACGGACGGGGACGGGGTTCAGGTCTGGCAACTGGTGAAATAGACCGAACGGGATTCGACGGAAGAGAATTGCTTTCGAGAGAGTGTAAATCGCGGGAACGACGGCGACACCGGTTCGATTCCCCGTCGAAATTACAACGACTCTTTCGTACTCGCCACGTCGCTCCTCCTCTCATCGATTTGCGTCGCGTCGTCCATCGCTCGCGCGGTGGCCTTGAACAGCGCCTCGATTTCGTGGTGGGCGTTCTCGCCGACGACGCCCGCGTGAAGCGTCAATCCGGCGTTCATCGCCAGCGAGCGGAGGAAGTGTTTCGCCATGTGGCTGGTCATGTCACCGACGCGCTCCTGTGAGAACTCGCCGTCAAACCGGAAGAGCGGACGGCCGCTCACGTCCACGACGATGTCGCCGACGGCCTCGTCCAGCGGGACCTTTCGGTCGGCGAATCGCTGGATTGCCCGGCGGTCGCCGAGGGCCTCGTCGAACGCCTCGCCGAGGGTGATGGCCA is part of the Haladaptatus paucihalophilus DX253 genome and encodes:
- the hisB gene encoding imidazoleglycerol-phosphate dehydratase HisB translates to MSDRTAAVTRETAETTIEVTLDVDGDGESTVETGIGFFDHMLDSFARHGLFDLTVRADGDLHIDDHHTVEDVAITLGEAFDEALGDRRAIQRFADRKVPLDEAVGDIVVDVSGRPLFRFDGEFSQERVGDMTSHMAKHFLRSLAMNAGLTLHAGVVGENAHHEIEALFKATARAMDDATQIDERRSDVASTKESL
- a CDS encoding class I SAM-dependent methyltransferase; protein product: MNDANRFSDEVAAFYDASHEFGDIGDESFYLEAAMGADGAVLEGACGAGRLYLELLRRGVDADGFDVSPAMLDILREKAATEDVEPTVWEADLRSIGADRTYSLAIVPYNSFCNLRRVDDQLAALEALYGVLDSGGRLLFDVYVPRYDTIAESFGEWQSVREVEYEGRQLRGRSRATIEDQVKQTYSTEQELVDSDGDVLTRDEFVLSHLPPQQVELLARHSPFDRWSVSGGFDGESLTDGDGVQVWQLVK